From Bacillus basilensis, a single genomic window includes:
- a CDS encoding helix-turn-helix transcriptional regulator, which produces MSQNQFECRISEEDVQMLRALAHPLRLRLVMELMQRGTCNVTQLQEVLEIPQSTVSQHLTKLKQNKVVRFERRGLEVYYQIHNDKVSEVVKTLFS; this is translated from the coding sequence ATGAGCCAAAATCAATTCGAATGTCGTATTTCAGAAGAAGATGTACAAATGTTAAGAGCGTTAGCGCATCCATTGCGTCTGCGTCTAGTAATGGAACTAATGCAACGTGGAACTTGTAATGTAACACAATTACAGGAAGTGTTAGAAATTCCGCAATCAACAGTTTCGCAACATTTAACAAAATTAAAACAAAATAAAGTAGTGCGCTTTGAAAGACGAGGATTAGAAGTGTATTATCAAATTCATAATGATAAAGTAAGTGAAGTTGTAAAAACATTATTTTCTTAA
- a CDS encoding hemolysin family protein — protein sequence MDILKLLMVAVLIGLTGFFVAVEFAIIKVRSSRIDQLVSEKRRGALAAKKVTSNLDEYLSACQLGITITALGLGWLGEPTIKHLLEPLFLKLHLSPAIASTVSFIIAFAVITFLHVVIGELAPKTFAIQRAEQVSLLLSKPLIYFYRVMYPFIWALNGSARLVTGLFGLHPASEHEVAHSEEELRLILSESYESGEINQREFKYVNNIFEFDNRVAKEIMVPRTEIVGLYEDEPFETHIKIIAQEKYTRYPVFGEDKDEIIGMVNVKDLFIRYMDGNRDEECSIMPYTRPVIEVLENIPIHDLLLQMQRKHIPLAVLYDEYGGTAGIVTLEDILEEIVGEIRDEYDEDEHPPIEHISEGCKIVEGKVLISEVNDLFGIHLFADDVDTIGGWIMVQKQIVAEGDIIEKHGFSFKVLEKDMHQIKRVEIKKVEE from the coding sequence GTGGATATTTTAAAATTACTGATGGTAGCCGTCCTTATTGGATTAACAGGTTTTTTTGTAGCTGTTGAGTTTGCAATTATTAAGGTGCGTAGCAGTCGTATTGATCAACTCGTTAGTGAAAAACGACGAGGAGCATTGGCAGCGAAAAAAGTAACTTCGAACTTAGATGAGTATTTATCAGCATGTCAGTTAGGTATTACAATTACTGCTTTAGGGCTTGGGTGGTTAGGCGAGCCGACTATAAAACATTTACTTGAGCCGTTGTTTTTAAAACTACACTTATCTCCTGCAATTGCAAGTACCGTTTCATTTATTATTGCATTTGCAGTTATTACGTTTTTACATGTTGTTATTGGTGAACTTGCTCCAAAGACGTTCGCCATACAAAGAGCGGAGCAAGTTAGCTTATTATTATCGAAGCCACTTATTTACTTTTACCGTGTAATGTATCCGTTTATTTGGGCTTTAAATGGTTCGGCAAGGCTTGTAACCGGATTATTTGGTTTACATCCAGCTTCTGAACATGAAGTAGCTCATTCAGAAGAAGAATTACGATTAATCTTATCTGAGAGTTATGAGAGCGGAGAGATTAATCAAAGGGAATTTAAATATGTAAATAACATTTTTGAATTTGATAATAGAGTCGCAAAGGAAATTATGGTGCCGCGTACGGAAATTGTAGGTTTATATGAGGACGAACCATTTGAAACACATATTAAAATAATCGCACAAGAAAAATATACGAGGTATCCTGTATTCGGTGAAGATAAAGATGAAATTATTGGGATGGTTAATGTAAAAGATTTATTTATTCGTTATATGGATGGTAATCGGGACGAGGAGTGCTCGATTATGCCATATACAAGGCCAGTTATTGAAGTGCTAGAAAATATTCCAATTCATGATTTACTATTACAAATGCAAAGAAAACACATTCCATTAGCTGTGTTGTACGATGAATATGGAGGTACAGCAGGGATTGTTACATTAGAAGATATTTTAGAAGAAATTGTTGGAGAAATTCGAGATGAATACGATGAAGATGAACACCCGCCTATAGAGCATATAAGTGAAGGGTGTAAAATTGTAGAAGGAAAAGTGCTTATTAGTGAAGTAAATGATTTATTTGGCATACATTTATTCGCTGATGATGTAGATACAATTGGTGGCTGGATTATGGTACAAAAGCAAATCGTTGCTGAAGGAGATATTATTGAAAAACACGGCTTTTCTTTTAAAGTTCTTGAAAAAGATATGCATCAAATTAAACGAGTGGAAATAAAGAAGGTAGAAGAATGA
- a CDS encoding acid-soluble spore protein H, with protein MDVKRVKQILSSSSRIDVTYEGVPVWIESCDEQSGIAQVYDVSNPGESVHVNVTALEEK; from the coding sequence ATGGATGTAAAACGTGTGAAACAAATTTTATCTTCTTCAAGTAGAATTGACGTTACATATGAGGGCGTACCAGTATGGATTGAGAGCTGTGACGAGCAGAGTGGAATTGCTCAAGTGTATGATGTATCTAATCCTGGAGAAAGCGTTCACGTAAACGTGACGGCTTTAGAGGAGAAGTAA
- a CDS encoding lactate permease LctP family transporter: MSTWTQIYDPLNNIWLSALIAALPIFCFIICLVGFKMKGYMAGLYSVIVAIILAIFVYKMPTTAAVASAGFGVLSGFYPICTIVIAAIFLYKLTVKTEQFNVIRDSISSITNDQRLQVLLIAYSFGAFLEGAAGFGVPVAITAALLVGMGFNPLKAAGICLVANIAGGAMGAMGIPVTVPAQLTGIDALTVGRQAVSILPFISIVLPFLLVSMVDGFKGIKETWQGILVSGVSFAITQFVVTYFLGAELTNIFAAVISMVALALFLRVWQPKSSAKEEKQEEKESHTFNQILYAWSPFVFLTAFVTIFNLKPIKALFAPDGPLANLVFNIQFPGLHNQVIKTAPITKADTPFAAIFKLDVFSSTTTAIVLAIIVSLIVYRVNGKMIKELMIETIKELKVPVYTICSVIALAYVENYSGMSSTLGLAFSSTGNAFPILSPILGWIGVFITGSVVSSGSLFAPLQAVTADQLNIVPSTLVSLNVVGGTIAKMVSPQSVAVACAAVGLVGKESALFKTVMKYSLIFLAIISLLQLNAVFNIF; encoded by the coding sequence ATGAGTACTTGGACACAAATTTATGACCCATTAAACAATATTTGGCTATCTGCACTAATCGCAGCACTTCCAATTTTTTGCTTCATTATTTGTTTAGTGGGATTCAAAATGAAAGGTTACATGGCTGGTCTTTACAGTGTAATTGTTGCTATTATTCTTGCTATATTTGTTTATAAAATGCCTACAACTGCAGCAGTAGCATCTGCCGGATTTGGTGTTTTATCTGGATTTTATCCAATTTGTACTATCGTTATCGCAGCTATCTTCCTTTACAAATTAACTGTTAAAACAGAACAATTCAATGTCATTCGTGATAGCATTTCAAGTATTACAAATGATCAACGTTTACAAGTATTATTAATCGCTTATTCTTTCGGCGCTTTCTTAGAAGGCGCAGCTGGTTTCGGTGTTCCGGTTGCTATTACAGCTGCATTACTTGTAGGTATGGGCTTTAATCCATTAAAAGCAGCAGGTATTTGCTTAGTAGCTAATATCGCTGGTGGTGCTATGGGGGCTATGGGTATTCCAGTTACAGTACCTGCACAATTAACTGGAATAGATGCATTAACTGTCGGTCGTCAAGCAGTTTCCATTTTGCCATTCATTAGCATTGTTTTACCGTTCTTACTTGTTTCAATGGTAGATGGATTTAAAGGCATTAAAGAAACTTGGCAAGGTATTCTTGTAAGTGGTGTTTCTTTCGCAATTACTCAGTTCGTTGTAACTTACTTCTTAGGCGCTGAACTTACTAATATTTTCGCAGCAGTCATAAGTATGGTCGCTCTTGCATTATTCTTACGTGTTTGGCAACCAAAATCTTCTGCTAAAGAAGAAAAACAAGAAGAAAAAGAATCTCATACATTCAATCAAATTTTATATGCTTGGTCTCCATTCGTATTCTTAACTGCATTTGTAACAATCTTTAATTTAAAACCAATTAAAGCTTTATTTGCTCCGGATGGTCCATTAGCAAACTTAGTATTTAACATTCAATTCCCTGGTCTTCATAATCAAGTTATAAAAACTGCACCAATCACAAAAGCTGATACACCTTTCGCAGCGATTTTCAAACTAGATGTATTCTCTTCTACAACTACTGCGATTGTATTAGCAATTATCGTTTCACTTATCGTCTACCGTGTAAACGGCAAAATGATTAAAGAATTAATGATTGAAACAATAAAAGAATTAAAGGTTCCAGTATATACAATTTGTAGCGTTATCGCTTTAGCTTACGTAGAGAACTACTCTGGTATGTCATCTACACTTGGACTTGCATTCTCTTCTACTGGAAATGCATTCCCTATTCTTTCTCCAATCTTAGGATGGATTGGCGTATTCATTACTGGTTCAGTAGTATCTAGTGGTTCACTATTCGCACCACTTCAAGCAGTAACTGCCGATCAATTAAACATCGTCCCATCTACTCTCGTTTCATTAAACGTAGTTGGTGGCACAATAGCAAAAATGGTTTCACCACAATCTGTAGCAGTTGCTTGTGCGGCAGTTGGACTAGTTGGTAAAGAATCTGCTCTATTTAAAACAGTGATGAAATATAGTTTAATCTTCTTAGCTATTATTAGCTTACTTCAATTAAATGCTGTATTTAATATCTTTTAA
- the aspA gene encoding aspartate ammonia-lyase, with the protein MIATKDIRIEKDFLGEKEVPSVAYYGVQTLRAVENFPITGYRIHPSLITAMAIVKKAAALANIDTGYLAKDIGHEIAEAAQEIVDGKFHDQFIVDPIQGGAGTSINMNTNEVIANRALERMGHEKGEYAKISPNTHVNMAQSTNDAFPTGIHIATLMMLEELLITMEELHSTFRAKAKEFDHVIKMGRTHLQDAVPIRLGQEFEAYSRVLERDIKRIKQSRQHLYEVNMGATAVGTGLNANPTYIEQVVKHLRTFSGFPLVGAEHLVDATQNTDAYTEVSAALKVCMMNMSKIANDLRIMASGPRVGLAEIQLPARQPGSSIMPGKVNPVMAEVINQVAFQVIGNDHTICLASEAGQLELNVMEPVLVFNLIQSISIMNNGFRVFREYCIKGITANEELLKQYVEKSVGIITAVNPHIGYEAASRIAREAIETGKSVRELCLEHGVLTEEELDIILDPFEMTHPEIAGASLLKNKKM; encoded by the coding sequence ATGATAGCAACGAAGGATATACGTATAGAAAAAGATTTTTTAGGTGAAAAAGAAGTACCAAGTGTAGCTTATTACGGTGTACAAACATTACGTGCTGTAGAAAACTTCCCGATCACAGGATATCGCATTCATCCGTCACTCATTACGGCAATGGCAATTGTGAAAAAAGCGGCGGCACTTGCAAATATAGATACTGGTTACTTAGCGAAAGACATTGGACATGAAATTGCGGAGGCAGCGCAAGAAATTGTTGATGGAAAATTTCATGATCAATTTATTGTAGATCCAATCCAAGGCGGTGCTGGAACTTCTATTAATATGAATACAAATGAAGTAATCGCTAATCGAGCGTTAGAACGTATGGGACATGAAAAAGGCGAGTATGCGAAAATTAGCCCAAACACGCATGTGAACATGGCTCAATCAACGAATGATGCATTTCCAACGGGAATTCATATCGCAACTCTTATGATGTTAGAAGAACTTCTTATTACAATGGAAGAACTTCATTCTACTTTCCGTGCAAAAGCAAAAGAGTTCGATCACGTCATTAAAATGGGACGTACACATTTACAAGATGCTGTTCCGATTCGTCTTGGACAAGAATTCGAAGCGTATAGCCGAGTGCTGGAGCGTGATATAAAAAGAATCAAACAGTCTCGCCAACATTTATATGAAGTGAACATGGGGGCGACAGCTGTTGGTACGGGATTAAATGCAAACCCTACGTACATTGAACAAGTGGTTAAACACTTGCGTACATTTAGCGGATTCCCACTTGTTGGTGCAGAGCATTTAGTTGATGCAACGCAAAACACAGATGCATACACAGAAGTATCTGCGGCATTAAAAGTATGTATGATGAATATGTCTAAAATTGCGAATGACCTTCGTATTATGGCATCTGGTCCACGTGTTGGATTGGCGGAAATTCAATTACCAGCTCGTCAACCAGGTTCATCTATTATGCCAGGTAAAGTAAATCCTGTTATGGCAGAAGTAATTAATCAAGTTGCTTTCCAAGTAATTGGTAATGATCATACAATTTGCTTAGCATCAGAAGCAGGACAATTAGAGTTAAACGTAATGGAGCCTGTACTCGTGTTTAATTTAATTCAATCTATTAGTATTATGAATAACGGATTCCGTGTATTCCGTGAATATTGTATTAAAGGAATTACAGCAAATGAAGAATTGCTGAAGCAATATGTTGAGAAAAGTGTTGGAATTATTACGGCAGTTAACCCTCATATTGGTTATGAAGCAGCATCTCGTATTGCACGTGAAGCGATTGAAACAGGAAAATCTGTTAGGGAGCTATGTTTAGAGCATGGTGTACTGACAGAAGAAGAATTGGATATTATTTTAGATCCATTCGAAATGACGCATCCTGAAATTGCTGGAGCTTCTTTACTAAAGAATAAGAAGATGTAA